The nucleotide sequence GATAAGACCTACAGCAGCCTACCACCACACCACAACGCATCTTTTTGTTAGGTGAATAATAGTCGTCATACTTGACCCTACAGAGTCACGTCAACATAATTAAGATACTATTATTTTGCTCGTTCCTGTGCGTTGATTCACGAAATTAATTTCAAGCCATTTGCTTCTTCCATTTGATTGTCCATGCAGCCATCCCATTTAATGACAACAATTTTTTTCAACGTCATCTTTTTATTCACTCATCAAGTGCCAATGTTAGTACTTTTTTTCTCTGTGCATTTTTAGTgccacaattttttttcttttctctgttgcATGCACGCACGATCTGCTTCAGATCCGATTTTCTTGCTCTCCTTCCGATCCATTTTTTCCCTCTCCAGATCTTTTTTTGTTCGAGATTTTTTCACGCAAAAATTGGTGTGAACAAGAGAGGATTCAATCCTTGCACCACTAGTGAGCCAACTCAACTAGCCTACCACCTGACCTACGATCCCTTTCTTGAACAAAAGAAAGTAAATGGGCTATTTAACATGTCTCATCTACAATGTATGCATAAAAACGAGTTAATTTAGTGTTCGATTTTTTCCGCGCTTAGGTACCCCGTTCCTGCTAACTTTACCGACCGGGGAGGGGCGGGGGTGAAATATCCTTCGTTAACTTTCGTGTGAATAACATGGTAACTCAAATTTaatagacctgataacttatgtaccccggtcctAAAAACTTTGTCggtgagggtgggggtgggggagttgttgaaacataccacggtaatttctgtgcaaataacatgataactcaaacatggcggacctgataacttatgtaccccggtcctGATAGCTTGGTcggcgagggtgggggtggggcaAGTAGCTGAAACATGCCATGGTCACTTatgtgcaaataacatgataactcaaacatggcggacctgataacttatgtaccccggtcctgataacttggtcggcgagggtgggggtggggtAAGTCGCTGAAATATGCCATGGTCACTTCTGTGCAAAAAACATGATAACTCAAACATGgtggacctgataacttatgtaccccggtcctgataacttggtcggcgaggatgggggtggggcaagtcgctgaaacatgccacggtaacttctgtgcaaataacatgataactcatacATGGTAGACCTGATAACTTTGTCGGAGGGGTCGGGGTGGGGGTGTCGTTGAAACGTACGAcggtaacttctatgcaaataacatgataactcacacatcataAACATGATAAATTATGTACCAGTCCTGGTAACTTGTCGGAGGGGCCAGAGTGGGGGAGTCGTTGAAACATACCACGACAACTTCTATGCAAATaatatgataactcacacatcatagacatTAAATTATGTACCCAGTCCTGATAACTTTGTCGGTGGGGTTGGGATTGGGGGGAGTCATTGAAAcataccacggtaacttctatgcaaataacatgataagtcACACACCGTAGAAATGATAAATTATATACCCAATCCTAATAACTTTATCGACGGGAGTAGGGCGGGAGTTGTTGTTGAATCATACCACGATAACTcttatgcaaataacatgataactcacacatcgcagacTTGATAATTTATGTACCCGACCCTGATAAATGTGGCGACTGTGGcgaggggtggggggtggggggggaaCCGCAGTAATTTATATGTAAATAGCTTATTAATAGACACATACTAAGCTGATACCCcattataatttttgattttttttgaaaaatatacaCCCGGTAATTTCTATGAAAAAAGCATGATAATGTATGCATCACAGATTTGACAACTAATATCTTACGTTTTAAACACCATGGTATCTTTCATCCAAGGGAAAAAAGTTTTTTAAACATTTTCATTGGTAATTTATGTGTTAAATTACCATACTTCCTCATGCCTTAACCTTCTCGTACTGTAGTTATCAGCCTTATTATGATATAGTTATCATGTTGCTCATACCATAGTTATCACGCTGGTCATGCCAAAGTTACCAAGCCAAACTTTATTTTGTTCTGATATGGCAGAAATGAGAAATGCTCAAATAACATTGTTTATCTACAATAGACAACAACAAAAGGTGGCTTAGTTGGTTATTAGGCTCAATAGGTATTGCATAGACCTAGGTTCAAATCCTCTTTTaagcacttttattttattttcatattaTGCGGTGAAAAACCAGAAAAAACCACTAGCCATTTACCACAGTttttgagagaagaaaaaaatcAGTGAAAATCGAGGGTGAGAAGATAGGGAACGACCAGTCCTTAGCTAATTTTTTTTCAGAACTATCACTATTTAGCTAGTTGTTAGTAAAAAAAACATCTCTCTAGACTGAGCACCCAGTGTACGTGGCAGGGACCAACCGATTAATAGCCTCAAATTCCATGAGGTTACAACTTAAAAAAAATCCCTAAAAGAAaacttaaaaaaaataaaaaaccatgaGGGTATGACCCGCCAAGACCAGCACGCGCGCGCGCAGCGCCATGGGATTGGGCGTCAGGTCGGTTGGCCAATGTTCATGCATGATGAGCGTCCATGTCGTTCCGTCCCGGCGTCGCATTCGCCTCGCCGTAAAGCTCACGGCTCCGTCCCTACCAACAGCGACACCGACGTCCGACGCCGACGACCCACCACcctccgcctcgcctcgccccACTCCGCCCCGTGCCCGTACCCATGCGCGCGCGCGTGAGCCACACCTAAAAGCCCATCGACCCCATCACCCCATGGTCGCCGCGGCGGATGCATACGCTGGACATGGCCGTGCGCCGCCTCCTCAGCGCCCTCGACGCCCGCGTCTCTCACTCGCCGAGGCCTCCTCCGCTGCCACCTTCACCGGCCCAGCAGGGGACGTCCTTCCCCATGCTGCTCCCggtcttcctcctcttcgtcctcctcctctgcttcctctccatCTTCCTCCTCCGCGACCTCCTCcgcttcttctccctctggctccgccgccgccgccgccgcctccagtcCAGCGACGCGGACGCCGCAACGGGCGAAGAagacgcgcccgcgcccgcgccgcgcAAGCCGGCGGGCCTGGATCCCGCCGTCATCGCCTCGTTCCCCACGGTGCGGTTCGAGGCCGACGCCGCCGGCTCCGCGGCGCCGGCGGAGTGCGCGGTCTGCCTGTCCGAGTTCGCGCCCGGCGACGCCGTCCGGCCGCTCACCGTCTGCCGCCACGCCTTCCACGCCGCGTGCATCGACTCGTGGCTCGGCGCGCACACCACGTGCCCGGTCTGCCGCACCGACCTGGGCGCTCCGCCCAACGAGGAGATCGCCGTCGCGGAAGAACACGGAGACCGTGGCCAGGCTGCAGCGGCGGTCCACGAGGCCACTGGACGCCGGACAACGTCGTCACCTCCGGCAAGTGGCCAGCGGTAACCAACGGTCGCCGGCCACGCAACACTGAGTGGCGATCCGGTGTGTCGCGTTCTCCAAATTTTGTTGAATCCTTTTTAGAGTAGTTGGTAGGAATTGGTAGCTTAGGTTCATTCATGCATGGGACGTGTGTATATAccgaaatatttccaaataaatgTAAGCGTGGACATTTTTCACTTACCACTGTGATTACATTGTTCATTCCAACTATTTAGAAGTCGGACAGGGGCTGAACGGCTGCTGGACCTGGGTAAACACTAAGCAAGTTTGTTCTAAAACCAGGACATGGGCAATTTTACACTATCAAAGATGCTAATGAGATTCCTTCAGCATTATGCATAACGGCACAAGTAATATGGCACTTTTGCACACGGACAAACTTGGGTTCCTGATATTATCAACGGTTTCGCTAAAgcctaagtattgcacatctaaggccctgtttgtttcATAAGTCCTATGACTTTTTTAAGTCCCAATTTGTAAGTcataagtccctacctgtttgtttacagagacttataagtcccgagtccctacctgtttgtttacagggacttataaGTCCATGTTGCACCGCTGCAACGAACCAAGGCAGAACGAaccgaggcggagcggcgacggggcggcgaaccGAGGCAGAACGAACCGaggtggggcggcgacggggcgacgacggggcgagaggcggggcgacgacggggcgagaggcggggcaacgacggggcgagaggcgaggcggcgacggggcgagaggcggggcggcgacggggcgagaggcggggcggcggcggcgattggacCGAGAGGCATGCGGCGTGCGGGGAACGAGTCTGGAGCGACGCGGGGTAGGTCCGGCCCGGGATAAGTCCCAATAAGCTCCTCCCTGAGAGTCTTATTTGATAAGTCTCAAATCACCACAATAATTCCCAATAAGTCCCTTGTGTTTGGTTTAGGTGGGACTTATAGGGatttttttaagtccctaaaccaataagtccctggaaacaaacaccctctaagtcTAGTATTAATGCAT is from Triticum aestivum cultivar Chinese Spring chromosome 1B, IWGSC CS RefSeq v2.1, whole genome shotgun sequence and encodes:
- the LOC123091562 gene encoding RING-H2 finger protein ATL8-like, with the protein product MHTLDMAVRRLLSALDARVSHSPRPPPLPPSPAQQGTSFPMLLPVFLLFVLLLCFLSIFLLRDLLRFFSLWLRRRRRRLQSSDADAATGEEDAPAPAPRKPAGLDPAVIASFPTVRFEADAAGSAAPAECAVCLSEFAPGDAVRPLTVCRHAFHAACIDSWLGAHTTCPVCRTDLGAPPNEEIAVAEEHGDRGQAAAAVHEATGRRTTSSPPASGQR